In Dermacentor albipictus isolate Rhodes 1998 colony chromosome 6, USDA_Dalb.pri_finalv2, whole genome shotgun sequence, the following proteins share a genomic window:
- the LOC139060869 gene encoding E3 ubiquitin-protein ligase Hakai-like isoform X1, whose amino-acid sequence MYLFRTPPPRRFLFRENSASRGQTRDVYQFATASPNRHLINGLPNGDATRTSSILARYHHGTSAASAPDPFKRLRNCFGVIINRPHRREFEEEDDERSLLADTIEPPTFSPLGRTGPPEPLHQNKKLRWDHKVNLIGEKLINPMIHCCDKCTLPILTYGRMIPCKHVFCYDCAKKADKTCYRCNDKVQRLEQSNLGTVFMCTYGGSRQGKDSCRRTYLSQRDLQAHITHRHLKGAASAAAVAAAASQSSALSHGLPSQQQQQQMAAMVASHPPPPQHLMVRDPRQHPPPVSQHPPPPLEVSRTSVLQQPQQQPQQQAPPPPPQKALPPEYRDMPPPVMASQQPPPQQMVAPPPRAYQNQQNPTVSRPNLITVQIQDDSHKRAAAAAAVAAAANAATTNMPPPQMPPPPPQYAPQPPHMSQPPPPQQSYPPPQAPAAPPMAYNPSQPPYTQGLPPPATYNASAPPPPPPPARPLPPQFVHQPPPQFAHPPPPQPPRFTTAMSYEEQSHPPTFHWSNTTSMPPPRPSSVMPPRPITGPPPPSTPPGAMMQQRTCAEPQFPYYSQ is encoded by the exons ATGTACTTGTTCcgcacgccgccgccgcgcaGGTTCTTGTTTCGCGAGAATTCTGCGTCCAGAGGTCAAACTCGCGATGTTTACCAGTTCGCCACCGCGAGCCCGAACAGGCACCTCATTAACGGGCTGCCGAACGGCGACGCGACTAGAACGAGTTCGATACTTGCCCGTTACCACCACGGTACGAGCGCCGCGAGTGCTCCCGATCCGTTCAAGCGATTGCGAAACTGCTTTGGCGTGATCATAAACCGACCGCATCGCAGGG AGTTTGAGGAGGAAGATGATGAGCGAAGCCTGTTGGCTGACACGATTGAGCCCCCAACGTTCTCACCGTTGGGTCGAACGGGGCCACCGGAGCCATTGCACCAGAACAAGAAGCTCAGATGGGACCACAAG GTGAATCTGATTGGTGAGAAGCTCATCAACCCAATGATCCACTGTTGTGACAAATGCACCCTGCCCATCTTGACTTACGGTCGGATG ATACCATGTAAACATGTGTTTTGCTATGACTGTGCTAAAAAGGCTGACAAGACGTGTTACAG GTGCAACGACAAAGTTCAGCGCCTCGAGCAGAGCAACCTTGGGACAGTGTTCATGTGTACCTATGGTGGGAGTCGCCAGGGCAAGGATTCTTGTCGACGGACATACCTGAGCCAGCGGGACCTGCAG GCCCACATCACCCATCGCCACCTCAAGGGCGCAGCCTCGGCAGCAGCTGTCGCTGCAGCGGCCTCACAGTCGTCTGCGTTGTCGCACGGCCTGCCctctcagcagcagcagcagcagatggcAGCAATGGTGGCGAGCcacccgccgccgccgcagcatcTCATGGTTCGCGACCCCCGGCAGCACCCGCCACCGGTGTCACAGCACCCGCCCCCGCCCCTCGAAGTCTCCCGCACCAGCGTCCTGCAGCAGCCACAGCAACAGCCTCAGCAGCAGGCACCACCCCCGCCCCCCCAGAAGGCCCTGCCACCCGAGTACCGAGACATGCCGCCACCCGTGATGGCGAGCCAGCAGCCGCCACCGCAGCAGATGGTGGCACCGCCACCCCGGGCATACCAGAACCAGCAGAACCCCACCGTCAGCAGACCAAACCTCATCACTGTCCAGATTCAGGACGACAGCCACAAGAGGGCTGCCGCAGCAGCCGCAGTGGCTGCAGCGGCAAACGCCGCAACAACAAATATGCCGCCTCCGCAGATGCCTCCCCCGCCACCGCAGTACGCCCCACAGCCACCGCACATGAGCCAACCACCCCCACCTCAGCAGTCGTACCCACCACCACAGGCTCCCGCGGCTCCACCCATGGCCTACAATCCTTCGCAGCCTCCGTACACGCAAGGCCTGCCCCCGCCTGCCACGTACAATGCCTCGGCTCCGCCACCTCCGCCGCCCCCGGCTCGTCCGCTTCCGCCACAGTTTGTGCACCAGCCACCACCCCAGTTTGCGCACCCGCCACCCCCGCAGCCACCACGATTCACAACGGCCATGTCTTACGAGGAGCAGAGCCACCCGCCCACATTTCACTGGAGCAACACGACCAGCATGCCACCTCCGAGGCCCTCGTCGGTCATGCCGCCCCGGCCCATCACCGGGCCACCGCCCCCGTCGACACCTCCGGGAGCCATGATGCAGCAGCGGACATGTGCGGAGCCACAATTTCCTTACTACAGCCAGTGA
- the LOC139060869 gene encoding E3 ubiquitin-protein ligase Hakai-like isoform X2, with protein sequence MADAATTAKKTGKSKGRGRGRKSARGRKASSTAGKKTTAAIEEEEELEHNLSAAEDDVENNAKGEPSRCTKFEEEDDERSLLADTIEPPTFSPLGRTGPPEPLHQNKKLRWDHKVNLIGEKLINPMIHCCDKCTLPILTYGRMIPCKHVFCYDCAKKADKTCYRCNDKVQRLEQSNLGTVFMCTYGGSRQGKDSCRRTYLSQRDLQAHITHRHLKGAASAAAVAAAASQSSALSHGLPSQQQQQQMAAMVASHPPPPQHLMVRDPRQHPPPVSQHPPPPLEVSRTSVLQQPQQQPQQQAPPPPPQKALPPEYRDMPPPVMASQQPPPQQMVAPPPRAYQNQQNPTVSRPNLITVQIQDDSHKRAAAAAAVAAAANAATTNMPPPQMPPPPPQYAPQPPHMSQPPPPQQSYPPPQAPAAPPMAYNPSQPPYTQGLPPPATYNASAPPPPPPPARPLPPQFVHQPPPQFAHPPPPQPPRFTTAMSYEEQSHPPTFHWSNTTSMPPPRPSSVMPPRPITGPPPPSTPPGAMMQQRTCAEPQFPYYSQ encoded by the exons ATGGCGGACGCAG CAACAACGGCGAAGAAAACGGGCAAATCCAAGGGCCGCGGGCGCGGTCGCAAGAGCGCGCGCGGCCGCAAAGCCTCGTCCACTGCTGGCAAAAAGACCACCGCCGCCATCGAAGAGGAGGAAGAACTCGAGCACAATCTGTCGGCCGCCGAAGACGACGTCGAGAACAACGCAAAAGGCGAGCCCTCCCGGTGCACCA AGTTTGAGGAGGAAGATGATGAGCGAAGCCTGTTGGCTGACACGATTGAGCCCCCAACGTTCTCACCGTTGGGTCGAACGGGGCCACCGGAGCCATTGCACCAGAACAAGAAGCTCAGATGGGACCACAAG GTGAATCTGATTGGTGAGAAGCTCATCAACCCAATGATCCACTGTTGTGACAAATGCACCCTGCCCATCTTGACTTACGGTCGGATG ATACCATGTAAACATGTGTTTTGCTATGACTGTGCTAAAAAGGCTGACAAGACGTGTTACAG GTGCAACGACAAAGTTCAGCGCCTCGAGCAGAGCAACCTTGGGACAGTGTTCATGTGTACCTATGGTGGGAGTCGCCAGGGCAAGGATTCTTGTCGACGGACATACCTGAGCCAGCGGGACCTGCAG GCCCACATCACCCATCGCCACCTCAAGGGCGCAGCCTCGGCAGCAGCTGTCGCTGCAGCGGCCTCACAGTCGTCTGCGTTGTCGCACGGCCTGCCctctcagcagcagcagcagcagatggcAGCAATGGTGGCGAGCcacccgccgccgccgcagcatcTCATGGTTCGCGACCCCCGGCAGCACCCGCCACCGGTGTCACAGCACCCGCCCCCGCCCCTCGAAGTCTCCCGCACCAGCGTCCTGCAGCAGCCACAGCAACAGCCTCAGCAGCAGGCACCACCCCCGCCCCCCCAGAAGGCCCTGCCACCCGAGTACCGAGACATGCCGCCACCCGTGATGGCGAGCCAGCAGCCGCCACCGCAGCAGATGGTGGCACCGCCACCCCGGGCATACCAGAACCAGCAGAACCCCACCGTCAGCAGACCAAACCTCATCACTGTCCAGATTCAGGACGACAGCCACAAGAGGGCTGCCGCAGCAGCCGCAGTGGCTGCAGCGGCAAACGCCGCAACAACAAATATGCCGCCTCCGCAGATGCCTCCCCCGCCACCGCAGTACGCCCCACAGCCACCGCACATGAGCCAACCACCCCCACCTCAGCAGTCGTACCCACCACCACAGGCTCCCGCGGCTCCACCCATGGCCTACAATCCTTCGCAGCCTCCGTACACGCAAGGCCTGCCCCCGCCTGCCACGTACAATGCCTCGGCTCCGCCACCTCCGCCGCCCCCGGCTCGTCCGCTTCCGCCACAGTTTGTGCACCAGCCACCACCCCAGTTTGCGCACCCGCCACCCCCGCAGCCACCACGATTCACAACGGCCATGTCTTACGAGGAGCAGAGCCACCCGCCCACATTTCACTGGAGCAACACGACCAGCATGCCACCTCCGAGGCCCTCGTCGGTCATGCCGCCCCGGCCCATCACCGGGCCACCGCCCCCGTCGACACCTCCGGGAGCCATGATGCAGCAGCGGACATGTGCGGAGCCACAATTTCCTTACTACAGCCAGTGA
- the LOC139060869 gene encoding E3 ubiquitin-protein ligase Hakai-like isoform X3: MADAATTAKKTGKSKGRGRGRKSARGRKASSTAGKKTTAAIEEEEELEHNLSAAEDDVENNAKEFEEEDDERSLLADTIEPPTFSPLGRTGPPEPLHQNKKLRWDHKVNLIGEKLINPMIHCCDKCTLPILTYGRMIPCKHVFCYDCAKKADKTCYRCNDKVQRLEQSNLGTVFMCTYGGSRQGKDSCRRTYLSQRDLQAHITHRHLKGAASAAAVAAAASQSSALSHGLPSQQQQQQMAAMVASHPPPPQHLMVRDPRQHPPPVSQHPPPPLEVSRTSVLQQPQQQPQQQAPPPPPQKALPPEYRDMPPPVMASQQPPPQQMVAPPPRAYQNQQNPTVSRPNLITVQIQDDSHKRAAAAAAVAAAANAATTNMPPPQMPPPPPQYAPQPPHMSQPPPPQQSYPPPQAPAAPPMAYNPSQPPYTQGLPPPATYNASAPPPPPPPARPLPPQFVHQPPPQFAHPPPPQPPRFTTAMSYEEQSHPPTFHWSNTTSMPPPRPSSVMPPRPITGPPPPSTPPGAMMQQRTCAEPQFPYYSQ, from the exons ATGGCGGACGCAG CAACAACGGCGAAGAAAACGGGCAAATCCAAGGGCCGCGGGCGCGGTCGCAAGAGCGCGCGCGGCCGCAAAGCCTCGTCCACTGCTGGCAAAAAGACCACCGCCGCCATCGAAGAGGAGGAAGAACTCGAGCACAATCTGTCGGCCGCCGAAGACGACGTCGAGAACAACGCAAAAG AGTTTGAGGAGGAAGATGATGAGCGAAGCCTGTTGGCTGACACGATTGAGCCCCCAACGTTCTCACCGTTGGGTCGAACGGGGCCACCGGAGCCATTGCACCAGAACAAGAAGCTCAGATGGGACCACAAG GTGAATCTGATTGGTGAGAAGCTCATCAACCCAATGATCCACTGTTGTGACAAATGCACCCTGCCCATCTTGACTTACGGTCGGATG ATACCATGTAAACATGTGTTTTGCTATGACTGTGCTAAAAAGGCTGACAAGACGTGTTACAG GTGCAACGACAAAGTTCAGCGCCTCGAGCAGAGCAACCTTGGGACAGTGTTCATGTGTACCTATGGTGGGAGTCGCCAGGGCAAGGATTCTTGTCGACGGACATACCTGAGCCAGCGGGACCTGCAG GCCCACATCACCCATCGCCACCTCAAGGGCGCAGCCTCGGCAGCAGCTGTCGCTGCAGCGGCCTCACAGTCGTCTGCGTTGTCGCACGGCCTGCCctctcagcagcagcagcagcagatggcAGCAATGGTGGCGAGCcacccgccgccgccgcagcatcTCATGGTTCGCGACCCCCGGCAGCACCCGCCACCGGTGTCACAGCACCCGCCCCCGCCCCTCGAAGTCTCCCGCACCAGCGTCCTGCAGCAGCCACAGCAACAGCCTCAGCAGCAGGCACCACCCCCGCCCCCCCAGAAGGCCCTGCCACCCGAGTACCGAGACATGCCGCCACCCGTGATGGCGAGCCAGCAGCCGCCACCGCAGCAGATGGTGGCACCGCCACCCCGGGCATACCAGAACCAGCAGAACCCCACCGTCAGCAGACCAAACCTCATCACTGTCCAGATTCAGGACGACAGCCACAAGAGGGCTGCCGCAGCAGCCGCAGTGGCTGCAGCGGCAAACGCCGCAACAACAAATATGCCGCCTCCGCAGATGCCTCCCCCGCCACCGCAGTACGCCCCACAGCCACCGCACATGAGCCAACCACCCCCACCTCAGCAGTCGTACCCACCACCACAGGCTCCCGCGGCTCCACCCATGGCCTACAATCCTTCGCAGCCTCCGTACACGCAAGGCCTGCCCCCGCCTGCCACGTACAATGCCTCGGCTCCGCCACCTCCGCCGCCCCCGGCTCGTCCGCTTCCGCCACAGTTTGTGCACCAGCCACCACCCCAGTTTGCGCACCCGCCACCCCCGCAGCCACCACGATTCACAACGGCCATGTCTTACGAGGAGCAGAGCCACCCGCCCACATTTCACTGGAGCAACACGACCAGCATGCCACCTCCGAGGCCCTCGTCGGTCATGCCGCCCCGGCCCATCACCGGGCCACCGCCCCCGTCGACACCTCCGGGAGCCATGATGCAGCAGCGGACATGTGCGGAGCCACAATTTCCTTACTACAGCCAGTGA